Within the candidate division KSB1 bacterium genome, the region ACCCGGCGTTGAAGGCCGGGGGTTACTTCTTCTCCACGCTTCTGCTCCTGATGGGTGTGCAGAGCATGTACCAGAAGTTTTACAGCGCCCGCACGCCGAGGGACGCCCGACAGGCCGTAGCCCTCTGGGTCGTCGGTACCATTTTCGTAGAAGTGGTGGTGGTAGCGATTGCCGTCTTCGCCGCGGCCCGTTTCTGGCCGCAAATCCAGCAGTGGCTGAACGGCGGCGCTGGTATGGATCCCGCCTCGATTGTCCTGCAGGCCGCGCGCCATATGGTCCCGCCCTGGGTGGGTATTCTTCTTCTGGGAGCCGCTACGGCGGTTGTCATCTCGACGGGTATGAACTACCTCCTGTCGCCGACGACGAACATCATGAGGGACATCTATCAGCGGTTCATTGATCCGGACGCAAGCCAGAAGACCATGGTGGGACTGCAAAAGACGTTCATCGTGATCCTCGGCGTCGTGGCCTACCTGCTTGCCACCCGCCTTGTGTCCGTATTGGAGATGAGCTACTTCGCTTACACCGTCTACGGAGTCGCCATCACGCCGGCCCTCATTGCCGCCCTGGCATGGAAGAGGGCAACCCGGGTGGGTGGACTCGCCTCCATCATTGGCGGCACGGCAGTGGCGGTGGTCCTCAAAGTGCTGACCTACGTTCTTCCTCCGGAGAAGGTCCCCGAAGGTGACCCCTGGGGGATCCCTCTGATCTACCCTGCGTTGTTGGTTTCGGTGCTGGCCCTGGTGATTGGGAGCTACCTGAGCCCGCCGCCGCGCGAGGAGGAATTGCGACCGTTCTTCGGACACGGTCAGGAAAGGTGATACTCGGTGAAGGGCATCCCCAATCGTCAGAAGAAGAACGTCGTCCCAAGGCCGGATTACACCCGCTCCAAGCAGGAGCTGTGGCGCCGGGAAGCGATCCAGAGGACTCGCCAGGAGCGCTCCCGCGCCGCTCGGCGCAGAACAGGCAGATCCA harbors:
- a CDS encoding sodium:solute symporter family protein, whose protein sequence is MSWYLYVILLYLVVLTGLNFYRARRVRTQDDMMVAGRSLSVQVMVFTLICTWIGSGTFIAGAEYAAKAGWSSLWLPAGAWVGIILIYFLAAKIRTFGQYTIGDILEVRYGPAARVFGAIALIISFTAIVSYQFRAGGYILNVATDGQVSVEMGQMLAAIFVILFTALAGMVAVAYTDLPNGIIILLACLVSLPFVYYAAGGMGQVRAALPPDHFAVVNATFGRHPALKAGGYFFSTLLLLMGVQSMYQKFYSARTPRDARQAVALWVVGTIFVEVVVVAIAVFAAARFWPQIQQWLNGGAGMDPASIVLQAARHMVPPWVGILLLGAATAVVISTGMNYLLSPTTNIMRDIYQRFIDPDASQKTMVGLQKTFIVILGVVAYLLATRLVSVLEMSYFAYTVYGVAITPALIAALAWKRATRVGGLASIIGGTAVAVVLKVLTYVLPPEKVPEGDPWGIPLIYPALLVSVLALVIGSYLSPPPREEELRPFFGHGQER